From the Bacillus sp. 2205SS5-2 genome, the window CTTGAGCATACTCAAGAATAGCAGTCCCAAAACCACCTTGAAGGACCGCTTCTTCAATGGTTAAAATTGGCATTTCATCATTGAAAATAGAGGCTAATATCTCGGCGTCTAACGGCTTAATGAACCGTGTGTTGACTACTTTCACAGATATTCCTTTCTTCTCAAGTTCTTCTGCTGCTTGCAGGGCCATCGAAATAGTTGTTCCAAAGGTTAATATAGCCGTATCAGAGCCTTCTCTTAAAATTTCCCAAGAGCCAATTGGAATTTCCTTTAACTCCTCATCCATCTTTACACCATAGCCATTTCCACGTGGAAAACGCATGGCAATCGGACCGCTGTTATAGGCAAGAGCTGTATTCACTAGATGCTGACCCTCATTTTCATCTTTAGGCATCATAATGACCATATTCGGTAAATGGCGTAAAAAGGCAATATCAAATACACCTTGATGTGTTTCTCCATCAGCACCAACTAATCCAGCTCGATCGATTCCAATAAATACATTTAGATTTTGGCGACAAATGTCGTGAACCACTTGATCATACGCTCGTTGTAAAAAAGTTGAATAGATAGCTAAAAATGGTTTCATATTTTGGGTAGCAAGTCCGGCTGCCATTGTTGCTGCATGCTGTTCTGCAATGCCGACATCATACATTCTTTCAGGGAATTCTTTAGCAAAATCCGTTAATTTTGATCCGACTGGCATCGCAGGAGTAATCGCAACAATACGGTTATCCTTACGAGCTAATTTTTGCACTGTACTTGAGACGAGGCCACTCCAGCTCGGTGCGGAAGTTACTGGTTTAATTAAATCACCCGAGTCTATCTTGTAAGCCCCAGTACCATGCCATGTACCAGTCTTATCCGATTCTGCTGGATGGAACCCTTTCCCTTTCTTGGTAATAACGTGAAGCAAGACGGGTCCTTTTGTTTTCTTTGCATATTGAATATTTTCTTGTAATTGGTGAAAATCATGTCCATCTACAGGTCCTAAATACGTAAATCCTAACTCTTCAAAAAATACACCTGAAACCAATAAATATTTAAGACTATCTTTAATTTTTTCAGCTGTTTGAGCTAATTTCCCGCCCACTGCAGGAACTTTTTTAAGCAAATACTCTAATTCATCTTTTGCCCAGTGGTATTTACCAGCGGTACGAAGACGACCTAGAACGTTATGAAGCGCGCCGACATTTGGGGCGATTGACATTTCATTATCATTTAACACGACGATCATATCTTTTTGTTCGTGACCAATATGATTTAAAGCTTCGAGTGCCATTCCGCCCGTCAAGGCTCCATCCCCTATAACGGGAATGACAAAGGAATTTGTTTTCTTAATATCACGTGCTACAGCCATACCCATGGCCCCTGAAAGGGAAGTAGAACTATGACCGGTTTCCCAAACATCATGTTCACTTTCAATCATTTTTGGAAACCCACATAATCCTTGATATTGACGTAATGTGTCAAACTGACCAGCTCGACCCGTCAATATTTTATGTACGTAGGATTGATGACCAACGTCCCATAATATTTTGTCTTGAGGGCTATTAAAATGCTGATGAAGAGCAAGAGTTAGTTCTACCACGCCAAGATTAGGGCCGATATGACCACCAGTTTCAGACAGTTTTTCAATTAAAAAATCTCTGATTTCTTGACTTAATGACTCTAATTGTTCAATTGACATTCCTTTTAAAAAGGAAGGGTCTTTTATAGACGTTAGATCCATATGGACCACTCACTTTCATGACGAAGTATTTTTTCGGGTTTTTCCGCGATTTTTCTTCTTTTTATCTTTCATTATAACGATATGAAAATTTTCCTCAAGGAATTGGAGTACTTTTCCTACTTGAAAGATAATTTCTCGTGAAAATTTTATAGCAACCGTCTTTCCAAATGCCTTTCCTCCAACTGTCAATGCAGCAATAATACTCGTAAGAGCCACACTAATTATGTATTCTGCACGAGAGGCACCGTCAATGTCATAGGAAATTGTTAATTGAACAATGACGATTGCAGATGCCGTTCCACTAATAATTCCTGATATATCTCCAATTACATCATTGCAAAAGCTAGCAAACCGATCAGCATTTCGAACAATTCGAATGGAATGTTTCGCACCGTACACTTTTTTGGATGCCATTGAATGAAATGGTGTTTCGTCAGCTGCAGTTGCTGCGATACCTATCATATCAAAGAAAATCCCTATAAAGACAATAATCAACACAACGAATAACCCTATAAACCAGGTAACTTCATTCAATACGACACTAGAAGAAATTGAAAAAAGAGCCGCTAACACAAGTGTGATAACGGCAATGGTAATGCTCCATTTTATTGAGTTTTTCATCAATTCTTTCATATTTATCATTCACCGCTTCTATTCTATGTATAATAACAAAAAAATAATTGGATGGTCATATAAAGGATAAAAATTACGGCTTAGGTCCAGTAGGTTTTCCCAGACAGATACTAGATGTCGCCATACTAGCGGTTTCCCTTTAAATCCATCTTAGTCGTGTCACCAGCGACTAGACTGGATTACCACTTAGTCCGTACTATAATCCCCTTTATATGTCCTTTAAGGAACAGCCTAGGAGTTTTCCTCAACAGTCTTTAACCATTTCTTAGCCTCTTTTGCAAAGCCGATTTCATATGGACGAAAAAGCACATACCAATGGCCAACTAATGTGTACTCTGTTACCATAATCCCCTCTAACTTCACTCAAGGCAGGCTACGCTGCTAGTGCAGACCGTTAATTTCGATCGCACATCACAGGTCTATACAATTGTGTTTCCAATTTGCCCTTTAGCAAAGAAACAACAAAAGCCTCCGCGGTGTAAGGGTCATCGCCCACATGCCATTGCGGATCGCCCTTACACCTTACTCCCAGCTTCGACCCAAGGCTGGGCTCCTCAAGCCGAAACCAGGAACTTCATCGATGTGCCCTTTTGTGGATTTTTAGGCCCACCTTCAGGAATGAAGGACCGACTAGGATACTGCACCATCCGAAAGAATATTAGTAGTATACCATATATCAACACAATCTCTCAATAAGGAACTTAATGGTCTCTTTCTGCGATGAGGTCTACAATGTTCATAAGCAGATCAGCTTTTAATTCAGTTTGTCTTAATAAATCTTTTGCTGTTAGTGTATGGTGAGCTAATTTTTCTTTCGCTCCCGTCATTCCCAATAACCCAGGATAGGTACTTTTTTTATTGTGGTGGTCACTCCCAACGGGCTTACCAATTTTATCTACTGTTCCCTCAAGATCTAATATATCGTCTTGAATTTGAAACGCAAGACCAAGATGAAAAGCAAATTGCTCAAAAATCTCGATTATTTCGTCAGTTGCTCCCGAAATAATTGCTGCACTTACGACACTAAATGCCAAAAGCCGGCCAGTTTTATTTTGATGAATATACATGAGCTCTTCAAGCGTAAGGGACTTATTTTCCCCTTCCATGTCAGCTACTTGCCCACCGACCATTCCTTGAGGACCAGCTGACTTTGCCAAGTAATGAATCAAACGAATTTTTTCAGCGTCTCCTACCTCTGACATTTCCGCAAGAAGCTGAAAGCTCTGGGTTAGCAACCCATCCCCCGCAAGAATTGCCAGCGCTTCACCAAATACTTTATGGTTCGTCGGCTTCCCTCTTCGTAAATCATCATTATCCATGCTTGGAAGGTCATCGTGAATCAATGAATAGGTATGAATCATTTCAATTGAACACGCAGCCTTAATAGCTTTCTTTGAATCTGTTTGAAAGGCCTCAAATGTCGCTATCATGAGCAAGGGGCGAATTCTTTTTCCACCAGCTTGTAACGAATAAAGCATTGAATTTTTCAACTCATCTGGAGCATCTAATTTGTTCACCTCATGAAATAATTCCTCATGGATAAGGTCTTTCTGTTGTTTCATAAATTGCTCCAATGTAGAAAGACTCACTGCCCTTCCTCCTTAGCAAGAGAAAACACTTCCTCTTTCCCGTCTTCTGTCAGGACTGTCGCTAATTCTTCTTCAACTGTTCTTAGCTTGTCGTGGCATTGTTTAGAGAGTTCCATTCCTTCTTTATAAATGGTGATTGCCTCTTCTAGTGGGACATCTCCTTCTTCTAAACGTTGAACGATTTTTTCAAGTTGTTCCATAGCCTCTTCAAAACTTATACGTTTCATATCTGTCATGATCTCTTCTTCTCCTTTACTTCTTTTACTTCACATTTTAATGTGCCGTCCGAAAGTTCTAACGTGACACTTTCTCCAATGGTCACCTGTTGTTTACTTTTGACGATTTGCTCTTCTTCTGAATAAACAACACTATATCCTCGTTCTAATATTTTCAATGGACTAAGTGCATCAAGTGTACCTACCAATTTTTCAAAATCTTTGGTATGGCTTCTCCACTGCACTTTCATGCTGTGATGTAGTCTATTAGATATTCGCTCAAAATTTAAACTCTTACTTTGAAGCTGAGTATTCGGATGCTGTCTTTCCAGTCTTTTTTGGATATATATTAAGTTGTCCTTCAAGTTTTTTACTTTAAGAAGGTATTCGCCTTTAAGTTTCTCATTTAGACGATCCAGTTTTTCAATTTTTTGTGCATACAAACTATTAGGATTTCGAAAAACATAAGACTGCTCTATATTTTTTAGCCGAACTTTACTTTCTTTTACCTTCTCGTTAAGGGATCGAGATAATCGACGCCTACTTTGGTTGATGCGCTCTTCCAGTTCTTTTATATGAGGAACCGCTATTTCTGCGGCTCCGGTTGGTGTAGGGGCTCTCATATCAGAAATGAAATCAACAATTGTAAAATCCGTTTCATGCCCGACTGCTGAAATGATTGGAATCTGTGATTCCGCTATTGCTCTTGCTACTATTTCCTCATTAAAGGCCCATAATTCTTCGATCGAACCACCACCACGACCGACGATTAGCACATCAATTTTATCCAAAGCATTCGCTCTTTCAATTCCCCTCACAATTGAAGGGGCCGCTTGATCTCCTTGGACAGTTGCAGGAATGATCAATACTTTTGCAACCGGATATCTCCGTTCAATCGTGGTAATAATATCTCTTACTGCGGCTCCAGTTGGAGAGGTAATTACACCAATCACTTCAGGAAAACGTGGTAGTGCTTTTTTTCTTGATGGTTCAAATAATCCTTCTTGTTCAAGTGACTTTTTTAGTTGCTCGTAAGCTAAAAATAGTTCTCCGATGCCATCTGGGCGCATTTTTTTGACGTAAATTTGATACTGCCCTCCTGACTCATAAACAGATACTTCTCCTTGAAGTAGTACTTTCATACCGCTTTCCGGTTTGAATTTCAACTGTCGATTATGTGCTGAGAACATAACGGCAAGAAGTCTTGCTTTTTCATCTTTTAGTGTAAAATACATATGACCACTGGAATGCTCTTTGAAATTTGACA encodes:
- the xseB gene encoding exodeoxyribonuclease VII small subunit, with protein sequence MTDMKRISFEEAMEQLEKIVQRLEEGDVPLEEAITIYKEGMELSKQCHDKLRTVEEELATVLTEDGKEEVFSLAKEEGQ
- the xseA gene encoding exodeoxyribonuclease VII large subunit, which encodes MTDNRYLSVQSLTKYIKRKFDADPHLTDVYVRGELSNFKEHSSGHMYFTLKDEKARLLAVMFSAHNRQLKFKPESGMKVLLQGEVSVYESGGQYQIYVKKMRPDGIGELFLAYEQLKKSLEQEGLFEPSRKKALPRFPEVIGVITSPTGAAVRDIITTIERRYPVAKVLIIPATVQGDQAAPSIVRGIERANALDKIDVLIVGRGGGSIEELWAFNEEIVARAIAESQIPIISAVGHETDFTIVDFISDMRAPTPTGAAEIAVPHIKELEERINQSRRRLSRSLNEKVKESKVRLKNIEQSYVFRNPNSLYAQKIEKLDRLNEKLKGEYLLKVKNLKDNLIYIQKRLERQHPNTQLQSKSLNFERISNRLHHSMKVQWRSHTKDFEKLVGTLDALSPLKILERGYSVVYSEEEQIVKSKQQVTIGESVTLELSDGTLKCEVKEVKEKKRS
- the dxs gene encoding 1-deoxy-D-xylulose-5-phosphate synthase, which encodes MDLTSIKDPSFLKGMSIEQLESLSQEIRDFLIEKLSETGGHIGPNLGVVELTLALHQHFNSPQDKILWDVGHQSYVHKILTGRAGQFDTLRQYQGLCGFPKMIESEHDVWETGHSSTSLSGAMGMAVARDIKKTNSFVIPVIGDGALTGGMALEALNHIGHEQKDMIVVLNDNEMSIAPNVGALHNVLGRLRTAGKYHWAKDELEYLLKKVPAVGGKLAQTAEKIKDSLKYLLVSGVFFEELGFTYLGPVDGHDFHQLQENIQYAKKTKGPVLLHVITKKGKGFHPAESDKTGTWHGTGAYKIDSGDLIKPVTSAPSWSGLVSSTVQKLARKDNRIVAITPAMPVGSKLTDFAKEFPERMYDVGIAEQHAATMAAGLATQNMKPFLAIYSTFLQRAYDQVVHDICRQNLNVFIGIDRAGLVGADGETHQGVFDIAFLRHLPNMVIMMPKDENEGQHLVNTALAYNSGPIAMRFPRGNGYGVKMDEELKEIPIGSWEILREGSDTAILTFGTTISMALQAAEELEKKGISVKVVNTRFIKPLDAEILASIFNDEMPILTIEEAVLQGGFGTAILEYAQEQGYHKSKIARMGIPDRFIEHGSVKELLQEIGLTKESVIDKVVSISPNKQKRA
- a CDS encoding polyprenyl synthetase family protein, whose product is MKQQKDLIHEELFHEVNKLDAPDELKNSMLYSLQAGGKRIRPLLMIATFEAFQTDSKKAIKAACSIEMIHTYSLIHDDLPSMDNDDLRRGKPTNHKVFGEALAILAGDGLLTQSFQLLAEMSEVGDAEKIRLIHYLAKSAGPQGMVGGQVADMEGENKSLTLEELMYIHQNKTGRLLAFSVVSAAIISGATDEIIEIFEQFAFHLGLAFQIQDDILDLEGTVDKIGKPVGSDHHNKKSTYPGLLGMTGAKEKLAHHTLTAKDLLRQTELKADLLMNIVDLIAERDH